The following coding sequences lie in one Manis pentadactyla isolate mManPen7 chromosome 19, mManPen7.hap1, whole genome shotgun sequence genomic window:
- the ADAR gene encoding double-stranded RNA-specific adenosine deaminase isoform X4 — MARGRLGPEAGVFPPQIPPHPVPGYEYSQLRHQQQPGPDSFQLQQIQFLTGQLPEAPVIGKQTPSLPLALPELLPRFPGPPARSRQLESGGVPRSLRDQVLWRGLQHPSPHGRSLPWRGVDRLSSRFQALNIGQDQEQKILELLQELGERKATTAHDLAGKLRAPKKEVNRILYSLAKKGKLHQEAGTPPLWRIAVSVQAWNQPCQVARAQSHSQETANSDPSLETEYGSPTPGLEEPLEPFDMAEIKEKICDYLFKVINSSALNLAKNIGLTKARDVNAVLIALERQGDVYRQGTTPPIWYLTDKKRERLQIKRNTHSVSETTTAALPETKRNAEPPTCDLPGPDASASAVTVEKVENGQEPSPVVKSESRQEATPEPMKLKPPVHDNGPSKTGYVDFENGQWATDDIPDDLNSIHAAPGEFRAIMEMPSFYGHGLPRCSPYKKLTECQLKNPISGLLEYAQFASQTCEFKLVEQSGPPHEPRFQYCVAMGNHTFPTVSAPSKKVAKQMAAEEAMKALHGEATNATPSDNQPGSTNAESFDNLESVMPNKVRRIGELVRYLNTNPVGGLLEYARSHGFAAEFKLVDQSGPPHEPKFVYQAKVGGRWFPAVCAHSKKQGKQEAADAALRVLIGENEKAERMGFTEVTPVTGASLRRTMLLLSRSPEAQPKTLPLTGSTFHDQVAMLSHRCFNALTNSFQPSLLGRKILAAIIMKKDSEDLGVVVSLGTGNRCVKGDSLSLKGETVNDCHAEIISRRGFIRFLYSELMKYNPQTAKDSIFEPAKGGEKLQIKKTVSFHLYISTAPCGDGALFDKSCSDRAVESTDSRHYPVFENPKQGKLRTKVENGEGTIPVESSDIVPTWDGIRLGERLRTMSCSDKILRWNVLGLQGALLTHFLQPVYLKSVTLGYLFSQGHLTRAICCRVTRDGNAFEDGLRHPFIVNHPKVGRVSVYDSKRQSGKTKETSVNWCLADGYDLEILDGTRGTVDGPRNELSRVSKKNIFLLFKKLCSFRCRRDLLRLSYGEAKKAARDYETAKNYFKKSLKDMGYGNWISKPQEEKNFYLCPV, encoded by the exons GGGTGTTCCCGCCACAGATACCACCCCATCCAGTTCCAGGCTATGAGTACAGCCAGCTCAGACACCAGCAGCAGCCCGGGCCAGATAGTTTCCAGCTCCAGCAAATACAGTTTCTCACGGGGCAGCTCCCAGAAGCGCCCGTAATTGGAAAGCAGACACCCTCACTGCCGCTGGCCCTCCCTGAACTCTTGCCAAGGTTTCCAGGACCACCTGCCAGAAGCAGGCAACTGGAGAGTGGGGGTGTCCCCAGGAGTCTCAGAGATCAGGTGCTCTGGAGAGGCCTCCAGCATCCTTCCCCACATGGCAGGAGTCTGCCATGGAGAGGTGTTGATAGGCTTTCCTCCCGGTTCCAGGCTCTGAATATCGGCCAGGATCAGGAACAGAAGATCTTAGAGCTCCTGCAGGAGCTTGGGGAAAGGAAGGCCACCACAGCACATGATCTGGCTGGGAAGCTCAGAGCCCCAAAGAAGGAGGTCAATCGAATTCTGTATTCTCTGGCAAAGAAGGGCAAGCTACATCAAGAGGCAGGAACGCCCCCTTTGTGGAGGATTGCGGTCTCGGTTCAGGCTTGGAACCAGCCCTGCCAAGTAGCAAGAGCACAGAGTCACAGCCAGGAAACTGCCAACTCAGACCCCAGTTTGGAAACTGAATACGGAAGCCCCACACCTGGCTTGGAAGAACCTCTTGAGCCTTTTGACATGGCTGAGATCAAGGAGAAAATCTGCGACTATCTGTTTAAAGTAATCAATTCCTCTGCCCTGAACTTGGCGAAAAATATCGGCCTTACCAAGGCCCGAGATGTAAATGCCGTGCTGATCGCCTTGGAAAGGCAGGGGGATGTCTACAGGCAAGGGACAACCCCTCCCATATGGTATTTGACTGACAAGAAGCGAGAGCGGCTACAAAtcaagagaaatacacacagtgtTTCGGAAACCACTACAGCTGCTCTTCCGGAGACCAAGAGAAACGCAGAGCCCCCCACCTGTGACCTACCCGGCCCAGATGCCTCAGCCAGTGCCGTAACCGTGGAAAAAGTAGAGAATGGGCAGGAACCTTCCCCGGTCGTGAAGTCAGAAAGTCGGCAAGAGGCCACACCAGAACCAATGAAACTGAAACCACCTGTTCATGACAATGGCCCCTCAAAAACAGGGTATGTTGACTTTGAAAATGGCCAGTGGGCCACCGATGACATCCCAGATGACTTGAATAGTATCCACGCAGCACCAGGTGAGTTTCGAGCCATCATGGAGATGCCCTCCTTCTACGGTCATGGCTTGCCACGGTGTTCACCCTACAAGAAACTGACAGAGTGCCAGCTGAAGAACCCCATCAGCGGGCTGTTAGAGTATGCTCAGTTCGCTAGTCAGACCTGTGAGTTCAAGCTGGTAGAGCAGAGTGGACCGCCCCATGAACCTCG GTTCCAGTACTGTGTTGCAATGGGAAACCACACTTTCCCCACGGTGAGTGCGCCCAGCAAGAAGGTGGCAAAGCAGATGGCTGCAGAGGAAGCCATGAAGGCCCTGCACGGAGAAGCCACCAACGCGACGCCTTCTGATAACCAG CCCGGAAGCACGAACGCGGAATCATTTGATAACTTGGAATCTGTGATGCCCAACAAAGTCCGGAGGATTGGCGAGCTTGTCAGATACCTGAACACCAACCCCGTGGGCGGCCTGTTGGAGTACGCCCGCTCCCATGGCTTTGCTGCCGAGTTCAAGTTGGTTGACCAGTCCGGACCTCCTCATGAGCCCAA GTTTGTTTACCAAGCGAAAGTTGGGGGTCGGTGGTTCCCAGCCGTCTGCGCGCACAGCAAGAAGCAAGGCAAGCAGGAAGCGGCAGATGCGGCTCTCCGCGTCTTGATTGGGGAGAACGAGAAGGCAGAGCGCATGGGTTTCACAGAGGTAACCCCAGTGACAGGGGCCAGTCTCAGAAGAACTATGCTCCTCCTCTCAAGGTCCCCAGAAGCACAGCCAAAGACA CTTCCTCTCACTGGCAGCACCTTCCACGACCAGGTAGCCATGCTGAGCCACCGGTGCTTCAATGCTCTCACCAACAGTTTCCAGCCCTCCCTGCTTGGCCGCAAGATCCTGGCAGCCATCATCATGAAGAAAGACTCTGAAGACCTGGGGGTCGTGGTCAGCCTGGGGACAG GGAATCGCTGTGTGAAAGGGGATTCTCTCAGCCTAAAGGGAGAAACCGTCAACGACTGCCATGCAGAGATCATCTCCCGGAGAGGCTTCATCAG GTTTCTCTATAGCGAGTTAATGAAATACAATCCCCAGACTGCAAAGGATAGTATATTTGAGCCTGCGAAGGGAGGAGAAAAGCTCCAAATCAAAAAGACCGTGTCGTTCCATCTGTATATCAG CACGGCCCCTTGTGGGGATGGTGCCCTCTTTGACAAGTCCTGCAGCGACCGTGCCGTGGAGAGCACAGATTCCCGCCACTACCCTGTCTTTGAGAATCCCAAACAAGGCAAGCTCCGCACCAAGGTGGAGAATG GGGAAGGCACTATCCCAGTGGAGTCCAGTGACATTGTACCGACCTGGGATGGCATTCGGCTTGGGGAGAGACTCCGTACCATGTCCTGTAGTGACAAAATCCTTCGCTGGAATGTGCTCGGCCTGCAAGGGGCACTGTTGACCCACTTCCTGCAGCCTGTGTATCTCAAATCTGTCACACTAG GTTACCTTTTCAGCCAAGGGCATCTGACTCGTGCCATTTGCTGTCGTGTGACAAGAGATGGGAATGCATTCGAGGATGGACTGCGACATCCCTTTATTGTCAACCACCCCAAG GTCGGCCGAGTCAGTGTATATGATTCCAAGAGGCAGTCCGGGAAGACCAAGGAGACAAGCGTCAACTGGTGTCTGGCTGACGGCTATGACCTAGAGATCCTGGATGGGACCAGGGGCACTGTGGATGG GCCACGGAATGAATTGTCCCGGGTGTCcaaaaagaacatttttcttctatttaagaAGCTCTGCTCCTTCCGGTGCCGCAGGGATCTACTTAGACTCTCCTATGGTGAGGCCAAGAAGGCTGCCCGTGACTACGAGACAGCCAAGAACTACTTCAAGAAAAGCCTGAAGGACATGGGTTACGGGAATTGGATAAGCAAACCCCAGGAGGAGAAGAATTTTTACCTCTGCCCAGTATAG
- the ADAR gene encoding double-stranded RNA-specific adenosine deaminase isoform X1, translating into MARGRLGPEAGVFPPQIPPHPVPGYEYSQLRHQQQPGPDSFQLQQIQFLTGQLPEAPVIGKQTPSLPLALPELLPRFPGPPARSRQLESGGVPRSLRDQVLWRGLQHPSPHGRSLPWRGVDRLSSRFQALNIGQDQEQKILELLQELGERKATTAHDLAGKLRAPKKEVNRILYSLAKKGKLHQEAGTPPLWRIAVSVQAWNQPCQVARAQSHSQETANSDPSLETEYGSPTPGLEEPLEPFDMAEIKEKICDYLFKVINSSALNLAKNIGLTKARDVNAVLIALERQGDVYRQGTTPPIWYLTDKKRERLQIKRNTHSVSETTTAALPETKRNAEPPTCDLPGPDASASAVTVEKVENGQEPSPVVKSESRQEATPEPMKLKPPVHDNGPSKTGYVDFENGQWATDDIPDDLNSIHAAPGEFRAIMEMPSFYGHGLPRCSPYKKLTECQLKNPISGLLEYAQFASQTCEFKLVEQSGPPHEPRFKFQVVISGREFPPAEAGSKKVAKQDAAMKAMTVLLEEAKAKDSGRPEESYYYPTEKESEKTAESQLTTPSATSFFSGKNPVTTLLECVHKLGSSCEFRLLSREGPAHDPKFQYCVAMGNHTFPTVSAPSKKVAKQMAAEEAMKALHGEATNATPSDNQPGSTNAESFDNLESVMPNKVRRIGELVRYLNTNPVGGLLEYARSHGFAAEFKLVDQSGPPHEPKFVYQAKVGGRWFPAVCAHSKKQGKQEAADAALRVLIGENEKAERMGFTEVTPVTGASLRRTMLLLSRSPEAQPKTLPLTGSTFHDQVAMLSHRCFNALTNSFQPSLLGRKILAAIIMKKDSEDLGVVVSLGTGNRCVKGDSLSLKGETVNDCHAEIISRRGFIRFLYSELMKYNPQTAKDSIFEPAKGGEKLQIKKTVSFHLYISTAPCGDGALFDKSCSDRAVESTDSRHYPVFENPKQGKLRTKVENGEGTIPVESSDIVPTWDGIRLGERLRTMSCSDKILRWNVLGLQGALLTHFLQPVYLKSVTLGYLFSQGHLTRAICCRVTRDGNAFEDGLRHPFIVNHPKVGRVSVYDSKRQSGKTKETSVNWCLADGYDLEILDGTRGTVDGPRNELSRVSKKNIFLLFKKLCSFRCRRDLLRLSYGEAKKAARDYETAKNYFKKSLKDMGYGNWISKPQEEKNFYLCPV; encoded by the exons GGGTGTTCCCGCCACAGATACCACCCCATCCAGTTCCAGGCTATGAGTACAGCCAGCTCAGACACCAGCAGCAGCCCGGGCCAGATAGTTTCCAGCTCCAGCAAATACAGTTTCTCACGGGGCAGCTCCCAGAAGCGCCCGTAATTGGAAAGCAGACACCCTCACTGCCGCTGGCCCTCCCTGAACTCTTGCCAAGGTTTCCAGGACCACCTGCCAGAAGCAGGCAACTGGAGAGTGGGGGTGTCCCCAGGAGTCTCAGAGATCAGGTGCTCTGGAGAGGCCTCCAGCATCCTTCCCCACATGGCAGGAGTCTGCCATGGAGAGGTGTTGATAGGCTTTCCTCCCGGTTCCAGGCTCTGAATATCGGCCAGGATCAGGAACAGAAGATCTTAGAGCTCCTGCAGGAGCTTGGGGAAAGGAAGGCCACCACAGCACATGATCTGGCTGGGAAGCTCAGAGCCCCAAAGAAGGAGGTCAATCGAATTCTGTATTCTCTGGCAAAGAAGGGCAAGCTACATCAAGAGGCAGGAACGCCCCCTTTGTGGAGGATTGCGGTCTCGGTTCAGGCTTGGAACCAGCCCTGCCAAGTAGCAAGAGCACAGAGTCACAGCCAGGAAACTGCCAACTCAGACCCCAGTTTGGAAACTGAATACGGAAGCCCCACACCTGGCTTGGAAGAACCTCTTGAGCCTTTTGACATGGCTGAGATCAAGGAGAAAATCTGCGACTATCTGTTTAAAGTAATCAATTCCTCTGCCCTGAACTTGGCGAAAAATATCGGCCTTACCAAGGCCCGAGATGTAAATGCCGTGCTGATCGCCTTGGAAAGGCAGGGGGATGTCTACAGGCAAGGGACAACCCCTCCCATATGGTATTTGACTGACAAGAAGCGAGAGCGGCTACAAAtcaagagaaatacacacagtgtTTCGGAAACCACTACAGCTGCTCTTCCGGAGACCAAGAGAAACGCAGAGCCCCCCACCTGTGACCTACCCGGCCCAGATGCCTCAGCCAGTGCCGTAACCGTGGAAAAAGTAGAGAATGGGCAGGAACCTTCCCCGGTCGTGAAGTCAGAAAGTCGGCAAGAGGCCACACCAGAACCAATGAAACTGAAACCACCTGTTCATGACAATGGCCCCTCAAAAACAGGGTATGTTGACTTTGAAAATGGCCAGTGGGCCACCGATGACATCCCAGATGACTTGAATAGTATCCACGCAGCACCAGGTGAGTTTCGAGCCATCATGGAGATGCCCTCCTTCTACGGTCATGGCTTGCCACGGTGTTCACCCTACAAGAAACTGACAGAGTGCCAGCTGAAGAACCCCATCAGCGGGCTGTTAGAGTATGCTCAGTTCGCTAGTCAGACCTGTGAGTTCAAGCTGGTAGAGCAGAGTGGACCGCCCCATGAACCTCG ATTTAAATTCCAAGTTGTCATCAGTGGCCGAGAGTTTCCCCCAGCTGAAGCTGGCAGCAAGAAAGTGGCCAAGCAGGATGCCGCTATGAAAGCCATGACAGTTCTGCTCGAGGAAGCTAAAGCCAAGGACAGTGGAAGACCCGAAGAGTCGTACTACTACCCCACAGAGAAAGAATCCGAGAAG ACCGCAGAGTCCCAGCTTACCACCCCGTCAGCAACATCCTTCTTTTCTGGGAAGAACCCCGTCACTACCTTGCTTGAGTGTGTGCACAAGTTGGGGAGCTCCTGTGAATTCCGCCTCCTATCCAGAGAaggccctgcccatgaccccaa GTTCCAGTACTGTGTTGCAATGGGAAACCACACTTTCCCCACGGTGAGTGCGCCCAGCAAGAAGGTGGCAAAGCAGATGGCTGCAGAGGAAGCCATGAAGGCCCTGCACGGAGAAGCCACCAACGCGACGCCTTCTGATAACCAG CCCGGAAGCACGAACGCGGAATCATTTGATAACTTGGAATCTGTGATGCCCAACAAAGTCCGGAGGATTGGCGAGCTTGTCAGATACCTGAACACCAACCCCGTGGGCGGCCTGTTGGAGTACGCCCGCTCCCATGGCTTTGCTGCCGAGTTCAAGTTGGTTGACCAGTCCGGACCTCCTCATGAGCCCAA GTTTGTTTACCAAGCGAAAGTTGGGGGTCGGTGGTTCCCAGCCGTCTGCGCGCACAGCAAGAAGCAAGGCAAGCAGGAAGCGGCAGATGCGGCTCTCCGCGTCTTGATTGGGGAGAACGAGAAGGCAGAGCGCATGGGTTTCACAGAGGTAACCCCAGTGACAGGGGCCAGTCTCAGAAGAACTATGCTCCTCCTCTCAAGGTCCCCAGAAGCACAGCCAAAGACA CTTCCTCTCACTGGCAGCACCTTCCACGACCAGGTAGCCATGCTGAGCCACCGGTGCTTCAATGCTCTCACCAACAGTTTCCAGCCCTCCCTGCTTGGCCGCAAGATCCTGGCAGCCATCATCATGAAGAAAGACTCTGAAGACCTGGGGGTCGTGGTCAGCCTGGGGACAG GGAATCGCTGTGTGAAAGGGGATTCTCTCAGCCTAAAGGGAGAAACCGTCAACGACTGCCATGCAGAGATCATCTCCCGGAGAGGCTTCATCAG GTTTCTCTATAGCGAGTTAATGAAATACAATCCCCAGACTGCAAAGGATAGTATATTTGAGCCTGCGAAGGGAGGAGAAAAGCTCCAAATCAAAAAGACCGTGTCGTTCCATCTGTATATCAG CACGGCCCCTTGTGGGGATGGTGCCCTCTTTGACAAGTCCTGCAGCGACCGTGCCGTGGAGAGCACAGATTCCCGCCACTACCCTGTCTTTGAGAATCCCAAACAAGGCAAGCTCCGCACCAAGGTGGAGAATG GGGAAGGCACTATCCCAGTGGAGTCCAGTGACATTGTACCGACCTGGGATGGCATTCGGCTTGGGGAGAGACTCCGTACCATGTCCTGTAGTGACAAAATCCTTCGCTGGAATGTGCTCGGCCTGCAAGGGGCACTGTTGACCCACTTCCTGCAGCCTGTGTATCTCAAATCTGTCACACTAG GTTACCTTTTCAGCCAAGGGCATCTGACTCGTGCCATTTGCTGTCGTGTGACAAGAGATGGGAATGCATTCGAGGATGGACTGCGACATCCCTTTATTGTCAACCACCCCAAG GTCGGCCGAGTCAGTGTATATGATTCCAAGAGGCAGTCCGGGAAGACCAAGGAGACAAGCGTCAACTGGTGTCTGGCTGACGGCTATGACCTAGAGATCCTGGATGGGACCAGGGGCACTGTGGATGG GCCACGGAATGAATTGTCCCGGGTGTCcaaaaagaacatttttcttctatttaagaAGCTCTGCTCCTTCCGGTGCCGCAGGGATCTACTTAGACTCTCCTATGGTGAGGCCAAGAAGGCTGCCCGTGACTACGAGACAGCCAAGAACTACTTCAAGAAAAGCCTGAAGGACATGGGTTACGGGAATTGGATAAGCAAACCCCAGGAGGAGAAGAATTTTTACCTCTGCCCAGTATAG
- the ADAR gene encoding double-stranded RNA-specific adenosine deaminase isoform X2: MARGRLGPEAGVFPPQIPPHPVPGYEYSQLRHQQQPGPDSFQLQQIQFLTGQLPEAPVIGKQTPSLPLALPELLPRFPGPPARSRQLESGGVPRSLRDQVLWRGLQHPSPHGRSLPWRGVDRLSSRFQALNIGQDQEQKILELLQELGERKATTAHDLAGKLRAPKKEVNRILYSLAKKGKLHQEAGTPPLWRIAVSVQAWNQPCQVARAQSHSQETANSDPSLETEYGSPTPGLEEPLEPFDMAEIKEKICDYLFKVINSSALNLAKNIGLTKARDVNAVLIALERQGDVYRQGTTPPIWYLTDKKRERLQIKRNTHSVSETTTAALPETKRNAEPPTCDLPGPDASASAVTVEKVENGQEPSPVVKSESRQEATPEPMKLKPPVHDNGPSKTGYVDFENGQWATDDIPDDLNSIHAAPGEFRAIMEMPSFYGHGLPRCSPYKKLTECQLKNPISGLLEYAQFASQTCEFKLVEQSGPPHEPRFKFQVVISGREFPPAEAGSKKVAKQDAAMKAMTVLLEEAKAKDSGRPEESYYYPTEKESEKTAESQLTTPSATSFFSGKNPVTTLLEFQYCVAMGNHTFPTVSAPSKKVAKQMAAEEAMKALHGEATNATPSDNQPGSTNAESFDNLESVMPNKVRRIGELVRYLNTNPVGGLLEYARSHGFAAEFKLVDQSGPPHEPKFVYQAKVGGRWFPAVCAHSKKQGKQEAADAALRVLIGENEKAERMGFTEVTPVTGASLRRTMLLLSRSPEAQPKTLPLTGSTFHDQVAMLSHRCFNALTNSFQPSLLGRKILAAIIMKKDSEDLGVVVSLGTGNRCVKGDSLSLKGETVNDCHAEIISRRGFIRFLYSELMKYNPQTAKDSIFEPAKGGEKLQIKKTVSFHLYISTAPCGDGALFDKSCSDRAVESTDSRHYPVFENPKQGKLRTKVENGEGTIPVESSDIVPTWDGIRLGERLRTMSCSDKILRWNVLGLQGALLTHFLQPVYLKSVTLGYLFSQGHLTRAICCRVTRDGNAFEDGLRHPFIVNHPKVGRVSVYDSKRQSGKTKETSVNWCLADGYDLEILDGTRGTVDGPRNELSRVSKKNIFLLFKKLCSFRCRRDLLRLSYGEAKKAARDYETAKNYFKKSLKDMGYGNWISKPQEEKNFYLCPV; encoded by the exons GGGTGTTCCCGCCACAGATACCACCCCATCCAGTTCCAGGCTATGAGTACAGCCAGCTCAGACACCAGCAGCAGCCCGGGCCAGATAGTTTCCAGCTCCAGCAAATACAGTTTCTCACGGGGCAGCTCCCAGAAGCGCCCGTAATTGGAAAGCAGACACCCTCACTGCCGCTGGCCCTCCCTGAACTCTTGCCAAGGTTTCCAGGACCACCTGCCAGAAGCAGGCAACTGGAGAGTGGGGGTGTCCCCAGGAGTCTCAGAGATCAGGTGCTCTGGAGAGGCCTCCAGCATCCTTCCCCACATGGCAGGAGTCTGCCATGGAGAGGTGTTGATAGGCTTTCCTCCCGGTTCCAGGCTCTGAATATCGGCCAGGATCAGGAACAGAAGATCTTAGAGCTCCTGCAGGAGCTTGGGGAAAGGAAGGCCACCACAGCACATGATCTGGCTGGGAAGCTCAGAGCCCCAAAGAAGGAGGTCAATCGAATTCTGTATTCTCTGGCAAAGAAGGGCAAGCTACATCAAGAGGCAGGAACGCCCCCTTTGTGGAGGATTGCGGTCTCGGTTCAGGCTTGGAACCAGCCCTGCCAAGTAGCAAGAGCACAGAGTCACAGCCAGGAAACTGCCAACTCAGACCCCAGTTTGGAAACTGAATACGGAAGCCCCACACCTGGCTTGGAAGAACCTCTTGAGCCTTTTGACATGGCTGAGATCAAGGAGAAAATCTGCGACTATCTGTTTAAAGTAATCAATTCCTCTGCCCTGAACTTGGCGAAAAATATCGGCCTTACCAAGGCCCGAGATGTAAATGCCGTGCTGATCGCCTTGGAAAGGCAGGGGGATGTCTACAGGCAAGGGACAACCCCTCCCATATGGTATTTGACTGACAAGAAGCGAGAGCGGCTACAAAtcaagagaaatacacacagtgtTTCGGAAACCACTACAGCTGCTCTTCCGGAGACCAAGAGAAACGCAGAGCCCCCCACCTGTGACCTACCCGGCCCAGATGCCTCAGCCAGTGCCGTAACCGTGGAAAAAGTAGAGAATGGGCAGGAACCTTCCCCGGTCGTGAAGTCAGAAAGTCGGCAAGAGGCCACACCAGAACCAATGAAACTGAAACCACCTGTTCATGACAATGGCCCCTCAAAAACAGGGTATGTTGACTTTGAAAATGGCCAGTGGGCCACCGATGACATCCCAGATGACTTGAATAGTATCCACGCAGCACCAGGTGAGTTTCGAGCCATCATGGAGATGCCCTCCTTCTACGGTCATGGCTTGCCACGGTGTTCACCCTACAAGAAACTGACAGAGTGCCAGCTGAAGAACCCCATCAGCGGGCTGTTAGAGTATGCTCAGTTCGCTAGTCAGACCTGTGAGTTCAAGCTGGTAGAGCAGAGTGGACCGCCCCATGAACCTCG ATTTAAATTCCAAGTTGTCATCAGTGGCCGAGAGTTTCCCCCAGCTGAAGCTGGCAGCAAGAAAGTGGCCAAGCAGGATGCCGCTATGAAAGCCATGACAGTTCTGCTCGAGGAAGCTAAAGCCAAGGACAGTGGAAGACCCGAAGAGTCGTACTACTACCCCACAGAGAAAGAATCCGAGAAG ACCGCAGAGTCCCAGCTTACCACCCCGTCAGCAACATCCTTCTTTTCTGGGAAGAACCCCGTCACTACCTTGCTTGA GTTCCAGTACTGTGTTGCAATGGGAAACCACACTTTCCCCACGGTGAGTGCGCCCAGCAAGAAGGTGGCAAAGCAGATGGCTGCAGAGGAAGCCATGAAGGCCCTGCACGGAGAAGCCACCAACGCGACGCCTTCTGATAACCAG CCCGGAAGCACGAACGCGGAATCATTTGATAACTTGGAATCTGTGATGCCCAACAAAGTCCGGAGGATTGGCGAGCTTGTCAGATACCTGAACACCAACCCCGTGGGCGGCCTGTTGGAGTACGCCCGCTCCCATGGCTTTGCTGCCGAGTTCAAGTTGGTTGACCAGTCCGGACCTCCTCATGAGCCCAA GTTTGTTTACCAAGCGAAAGTTGGGGGTCGGTGGTTCCCAGCCGTCTGCGCGCACAGCAAGAAGCAAGGCAAGCAGGAAGCGGCAGATGCGGCTCTCCGCGTCTTGATTGGGGAGAACGAGAAGGCAGAGCGCATGGGTTTCACAGAGGTAACCCCAGTGACAGGGGCCAGTCTCAGAAGAACTATGCTCCTCCTCTCAAGGTCCCCAGAAGCACAGCCAAAGACA CTTCCTCTCACTGGCAGCACCTTCCACGACCAGGTAGCCATGCTGAGCCACCGGTGCTTCAATGCTCTCACCAACAGTTTCCAGCCCTCCCTGCTTGGCCGCAAGATCCTGGCAGCCATCATCATGAAGAAAGACTCTGAAGACCTGGGGGTCGTGGTCAGCCTGGGGACAG GGAATCGCTGTGTGAAAGGGGATTCTCTCAGCCTAAAGGGAGAAACCGTCAACGACTGCCATGCAGAGATCATCTCCCGGAGAGGCTTCATCAG GTTTCTCTATAGCGAGTTAATGAAATACAATCCCCAGACTGCAAAGGATAGTATATTTGAGCCTGCGAAGGGAGGAGAAAAGCTCCAAATCAAAAAGACCGTGTCGTTCCATCTGTATATCAG CACGGCCCCTTGTGGGGATGGTGCCCTCTTTGACAAGTCCTGCAGCGACCGTGCCGTGGAGAGCACAGATTCCCGCCACTACCCTGTCTTTGAGAATCCCAAACAAGGCAAGCTCCGCACCAAGGTGGAGAATG GGGAAGGCACTATCCCAGTGGAGTCCAGTGACATTGTACCGACCTGGGATGGCATTCGGCTTGGGGAGAGACTCCGTACCATGTCCTGTAGTGACAAAATCCTTCGCTGGAATGTGCTCGGCCTGCAAGGGGCACTGTTGACCCACTTCCTGCAGCCTGTGTATCTCAAATCTGTCACACTAG GTTACCTTTTCAGCCAAGGGCATCTGACTCGTGCCATTTGCTGTCGTGTGACAAGAGATGGGAATGCATTCGAGGATGGACTGCGACATCCCTTTATTGTCAACCACCCCAAG GTCGGCCGAGTCAGTGTATATGATTCCAAGAGGCAGTCCGGGAAGACCAAGGAGACAAGCGTCAACTGGTGTCTGGCTGACGGCTATGACCTAGAGATCCTGGATGGGACCAGGGGCACTGTGGATGG GCCACGGAATGAATTGTCCCGGGTGTCcaaaaagaacatttttcttctatttaagaAGCTCTGCTCCTTCCGGTGCCGCAGGGATCTACTTAGACTCTCCTATGGTGAGGCCAAGAAGGCTGCCCGTGACTACGAGACAGCCAAGAACTACTTCAAGAAAAGCCTGAAGGACATGGGTTACGGGAATTGGATAAGCAAACCCCAGGAGGAGAAGAATTTTTACCTCTGCCCAGTATAG